AAGGGGGGCTAGGGGGGATCTCTGAGTGCTTAACATTACAGGCGATACCTTTTCAAACACCCTCTTAGAAGCATTGACAGTAGAGGTAAAAATTTTCGGTCGCTCGCTCAGCGGCTTCTGGAATTGCTGCCTGAGACGGTGTGGATCGTAGTGTGTAGGAGTGAATCGTAGATCTGTGGCAGGGTTGCTCATTTCGGTTAATTTTTGTCTCGATATTCTCCAGGCAAGCCGAAATTTCCGGTATCAAACATATAAGACAGCTTGAGCATTTCCACTTGCTTCAAAAGGTAGGCTCAGATGCGATGAAAATAGCCAAACAGCACGGTGTGCCCTTGAGTGTCGCCTATCAGGATTCCGAGCAACTCATCTTGAAGACTCGTTCGTTTCGGAGCCTTCGAACAGTGGGGTTCTTGATTATGTCAGGCGTATTACTTCCTTTTTTATCCGTCCTTATACCTTCAATTCCAAGCAATACGGAACTAGCGTGCATCGCCCGACTTTGGAGACTACGCGCTGCCAGAAAACCCAATTCATTGGCTCCCTCCCAATTTTTTATCGACATTCTGTTGAACTTCAGTCCTCGAATCAGCTAGAAGCCCAGATTACTGTTTTGCAACTATCGGACAACTTTAACTTGGAAATGCTAAGCGACTTCTATGAAGTCCGGATTTCGATAGGGGAGATGAGTTCAGGCACAGAAACCCGGGTTGATTTAGAAACTTCACCAGCCTTGAAACTCACTGACTCCCATATAGAAATGCGAGTTGGACTTTGGAAAAATCCTGACGAAGCAAGAGCGATCGCTGACAAGATTCAGCGATTTCTCAAAAATCCCGCTCAATCATCCCTACGTGATGTCCATCCTCCCATATCTTGGATGGAGCGAGATATCGAATACTTGCAACTTGCATTACTTTTCCTGTATCACCTCTTCTATCCTGTTTGGGGAATTCTAATATGTGCTTCAACACTACTCCTTAGCCTTCGTCAGGGATATTGTAAATTCGATCGATTGACAGGTAAGTTATCTTTCCGACCCTTATCTGGAAAAGCTACTAAAACCGTACCTCTGTCAGATATTGAATCAATCGCCATTGAAGAGTTTCAATGGGTCTCATCCAGCAGGGGTTATCGTTATCGAATTGTTGCCCTGACCAAAACAGGCAAACGGCTGCCAATAGAATTGGCTTTTGTAGATTCAAATCTTTCGAGCAGACAGGAAACGACTAAGGCAATTCGAGATTTTTTAGCCCTGCCTCCTGTTCAGATTATAGCCCCAGGAAGTAATTCACTTTATGTAGGGCAATAGGAAGGGCTTAACGCCAGAAGTGTTGAACGCAATGTTAGCAGGGCAAGTTCATAGCTGAATCCAGTACAAAAGATCTATAATTCTGCCTGTAATGACCTACTTATTGCTTCCATTCTCAATAATCCGCCTCTTGAGAGTGCTTTTTGTAAAGTTTTACCATCAAGATTCAACACTTCTGGCTTAACGCGAATTGATCGATGTAAGCTCTTGCAGTCCTGCTTAATTTTTCTTTCCAATTTCTAATATAGACTCAAAGATCTCTTCAGAGAACTCAGAATTGCCAATGGGCACCTCGAAAAATTCAGATCCTCTTGAGAATGGTTGCGAGAAAACAAGGGTTTCAGGCTCCTAAGATTCTCAATAAGGCAATTAATCGAGGTGCCCCAATATAAAAAGCACAAGAAATCTCGATCATTCTCGTTTGCTTCAAAAGGTAGGCTTAGATGTAATGACAGCAACTAAAAAACAAGACGGTCTGCTAAAAGTAACTCGCAAGGATTCCCAGCGACTAGTCCTGAAAACGCAGCCATTGCCGCTTCTGCGGATATTAGGATTCTTGCTTTTCTCAGGTGGAATTCTGCTGGGTTTATCCACCGTGATGTCTCCGAACTTAGGTAAAACCGAGCTGACGTGCGATCGCCCAAACTTAGAAACGACCCGCTGTCCTGCTTGACTAACAAAACAGGTTAAAGCTGGAACGAAAGCCATGCGGGAAGCAGAGCATGATTTAGGCTGAGAAGTAACCACACCTGCTTGACTGACAAAACTAAGAAGCTGGAATACGGCTGAGGACAGTGAATTCACGCTTTAGGGAGTCATCGTGTTGTCGCCTTGATGCGATGGCAGGTTGAGGGTCAGGTGAACAGGAGAGGAACTGATAAACGTGAATCTTCCACTGGTGAGTGATAGCCAGCCGAATCCAATTCCAGCCCAGCTTGAGATAACTCATGCCGCGCTTCCAGTGAGCATCGACTTGGCGACGCTTGCCGGATGCGACCACTTGCACCCCTTGGAGAACTAAGAACAGCATCGTCAAGGCGATTACCCCACACAACTGGGAAAGGGCAACCTTGTCTCTGAGTCTGGAGGCTTCGAGATTAAACCCGTTGGACTTCAAATCCAAAAACGACTCCTCCACCTGAAATCTCAGTCGATATTGGGCAAACGTCTGCAAGTTCGTCGGCTCATCACTCACAATTGTCCAATTCTCGCTGCTGAGTTTGTCGTGGGCAAAGGCAAGGTAAACATTGTCGTAGGGCTTTGTTCTACCCACCGACACTGCAGGCGTAAAGTAAGCTTGTCCTGGTTGCAATTGAACCGACGATACCTGGCGCCACTGCCCTTGGTGCTGAAATTGGAAGGAGCGTTTGATGCGGATGCGGAAATGCCAACCCAGATTCTCCCGGAGGTATTTCATCAACTTGCCATCGGCAAACCCTCGGTCTGCCAAAAGGACAATCGCGACACCCTCGGGCATCAGCCGTTGCGCTTGCCGCAGTACCCGTTGAATCGTCCACAACCTGACGGTGCTGCTTGATTGCGCCACCACTTTCCAAGCGACCGGAACCGTTCTTCCTCGGTACACCACTGCGACCCAGACGATGCAGAAACAATTCCATACGACCGTTGTATCGAGGCTTAAGTAGAGTCGTTGGGTCTGCCAGTTGGACAGAGCCTGCCCAATCAGCGCATGATGAGCGGACGCGACATTGATCCGCCGATTCGACAACCAGCGGCGAAACCGGCGTTGGTGGGATTGAGCCATTTGAGCGCGACTCCTCACATACACCCCAAATCCATTGAGATGAACGTTT
The Thermoleptolyngbya sichuanensis A183 DNA segment above includes these coding regions:
- a CDS encoding transposase, with the protein product MSPTSRLYDALNDFLRQCDIQWQDARHLQTLCWMIIGMIGSQNVHLNGFGVYVRSRAQMAQSHQRRFRRWLSNRRINVASAHHALIGQALSNWQTQRLYLSLDTTVVWNCFCIVWVAVVYRGRTVPVAWKVVAQSSSTVRLWTIQRVLRQAQRLMPEGVAIVLLADRGFADGKLMKYLRENLGWHFRIRIKRSFQFQHQGQWRQVSSVQLQPGQAYFTPAVSVGRTKPYDNVYLAFAHDKLSSENWTIVSDEPTNLQTFAQYRLRFQVEESFLDLKSNGFNLEASRLRDKVALSQLCGVIALTMLFLVLQGVQVVASGKRRQVDAHWKRGMSYLKLGWNWIRLAITHQWKIHVYQFLSCSPDPQPAIASRRQHDDSLKREFTVLSRIPAS